From one Triticum urartu cultivar G1812 chromosome 3, Tu2.1, whole genome shotgun sequence genomic stretch:
- the LOC125543104 gene encoding protein PHLOEM PROTEIN 2-LIKE A1-like, which translates to MGAAPSRQEASTASSPTGDGRVAPTALSASTTSDTANQAQSKRAPAPHMFREIVAGEHVANVTALEDQVSTGIFLAGKTKKYWVDERTRHNCFMLFPRGLHITWSEDPKYWTWHPLKEGSDAEAGIETVALQNVCWLEVQGKLELSHLTPGVTYEVFFEVKLDDPAYGWLTPVNLRLKFPDGTIQQHKENLEEKPRGKWLLVKVGEVKPHKGQNGEAEISMFEYDGGQWKRGLLIKGIKITPKE; encoded by the exons ATGGGGGCGGCGCCGTCGAGACAGGAGGCGTCCACCGCCTCGTCGCCCACCGGGGATGGCCGTGTCGCGCCGACGGCGCTCAGCGCTTCTACTACTTCTGACACCGCCAACCAGGCGCAGTCCAAGAGGGCGCCGGCTCCTCACATGTTCCGGGAGATCGTCGCCGGGGAGCATGTCGCCAACGTAACCGCGCTGGAAGATCAGGTCTCCACGGGGATCTTCTTGGCCGGGAAAACAAAG AAGTACTGGGTAGATGAGAGGACCAGGCACAACTGCTTCATGCTGTTCCCCAGAGGCCTACACATCACCTGGAGTGAAGACCCCAAATACTGGACTTGGCACCCACTGAAAGAAGGAAG CGACGCCGAAGCCGGAATCGAGACGGTGGCGCTGCAGAACGTCTGCTGGCTGGAGGTCCAAGGGAAGCTGGAGCTGTCCCACCTCACGCCAGGAGTCACCTACGAGGTCTTCTTCGAGGTGAAGCTTGACGACCCGGCCTATGGATGGTTGACGCCGGTGAACCTCCGGCTCAAGTTCCCCGACGGGACGATCCAGCAGCACAAGGAGAACCTGGAGGAGAAGCCCAGGGGGAAGTGGCTGCTGGTCAAGGTTGGGGAGGTTAAGCCACACAAGGGGCAGAATGGAGAGGCTGAGATATCCATGTTTGAGTATGATGGTGGGCAGTGGAAGAGGGGGCTCCTCATCAAGGGCATCAAGATCACCCCAAAAGAATGA
- the LOC125543103 gene encoding serine carboxypeptidase II-1 encodes MAVAVLLAAILALSPLPLSLASPSAAAAAADRITRLPGQPPVNFSMYSGYVTVDAAAGRALFYWLVEAAVAKPESAPLVLWLNGGPGCSSVGYGASEELGAFRINADGRTLSVNPYSWNKMANVLFLDAPAGVGYSYSNTSSDLLSPGDNKTAHDSYTFLVNWLERFPQYKYRDFYIAGESYGGHYVPQLSQLVYRNNKGVRKPILNFKGFMVGNAVIDDYHDFVGTFEYWWTHGLISDDTYQKLQLACEFDSSEHASDACNKIYDVAEAEEGLIDAYSIYTPTCKKTSLHRRRQIKGRRPWLPRGYDPCTEQYSTKYYNLPEVQKAFRANVTGIPYAWTGCSDVLFEYWKDSPRSMLPIYRELIAAGIRIWVFSGDADSVVPLTGTRYSIDALYLPTVTNWYPWYDEEEVAGWCQVYKGLTLVTIRGAGHEVPLHRPRQALKLFEHFLQDKPMPRPVPSIQSF; translated from the exons ATGGCGGTGGCCGTGCTGCTGGCCGCCATCCTGGCGCTGTCCCCGCTGCCCCTTTCCCTCGCGTCCCCctctgcggcggcggcggcggccgaccgcATCACGCGCCTGCCGGGCCAGCCGCCGGTCAACTTCTCCATGTACTCGGGCTACGTCACCGTCGACGCCGCCGCGGGCCGCGCCCTCTTCTACTGGCTCGTCGAGGCCGCCGTCGCGAAGCCCGAGTCGGCGCCGCTCGTGCTCTGGCTCAACGGCGGGCCCGGCTGCTCCTCCGTCGGCTACGGCGCCTCCGAGGAGCTCGGAGCCTTCCGGATCAACGCCGACGGCAGGACGCTCTCCGTCAACCCCTACTCCTGGAACAAAA TGGCGAACGTGCTGTTCCTGGACGCCCCCGCCGGCGTTGGGTACTCCTACTCCAACACCAGTTCCGATCTGCTCAGCCCCGGCGACAACAAGACAG CTCATGATTCGTACACTTTCCTGGTGAATTGGCTGGAGAGGTTTCCGCAGTACAAGTACCGCGATTTCTACATCGCCGGAGAGAGCTATGGAG GGCACTATGTCCCTCAGCTGTCTCAGCTAGTGTACAGGAACAACAAGGGAGTGAGGAAGCCCATCCTGAACTTCAAAGGCTTCATG GTCGGAAATGCGGTCATTGATGATTACCATGATTTCGTTGGAACGTTCGAGTATTGGTGGACGCACGGGCTGATCTCTGATGACACCTATCAGAAGCTGCAGTTGGCTTGTGAATTTGATTCATCTGAGCACGCTTCTGACGCATGCAACAAGATTTATGATGTTGCTGAAGCTGAGGAAGGCCTGATCGACGCATACAGCATCTACACACCTACCTGTAAGAAGACCTCACTTCATAGGCGAAGGCAAATCAAGGGCCGCAGG CCCTGGTTGCCAAGAGGATATGATCCCTGCACTGAACAGTACTCCACGAAGTACTATAATCTACCAGAAGTGCAGAAAGCTTTTCGTGCCAATGTCACTGGAATACCGTATGCCTGGACCGGCTGCAG TGATGTCTTGTTTGAATATTGGAAAGATTCGCCGAGGTCCATGCTTCCTATTTACCGTGAACTGATTGCAGCTGGCATAAGAATATGGGTCTTCAG TGGTGATGCCGATTCCGTAGTACCCCTCACTGGTACAAGATACTCCATTGATGCACTATATCTTCCGACCGTCACTAATTGGTATCCGTGGTATGATGAGGAAGAG GTTGCTGGTTGGTGCCAAGTGTACAAAGGTTTGACGTTGGTGACAATCCGAGGCGCAGGACATGAGGTTCCCCTCCATCGTCCACGGCAAGCCTTGAAGCTTTTTGAGCATTTCTTGCAAGATAAGCCCATGCCTCGGCCTGTACCTAGCATTCAGTCATTTTAG